Proteins found in one Borreliella valaisiana VS116 genomic segment:
- the fliM gene encoding flagellar motor switch protein FliM, producing the protein MANNPGALSQDDIDSLLESINSSESLSLDESLSNVISSPTGKKQKVKVYDFKRPDKFSKEQVRTVSSFHEAFARYTTTSLSALLRKMVHVHVASVDQLTYEEFIRSIPNPTTLAIINMDPLKGSAIFEVDPTIAFAIVDRLFGGDGDTIKDKSRDLTEIEQSVMESVIIRILANMREAWSQVVDLRPRFGHIEVNPQFAQIVPPTEMIILVTLEVKIGKVEGLMNFCLPYITIEPIVSKLSTRYWHSLIGVGTTSENLDALREKLENTAMPLVAEIGEVKLKVREILSLDKGDVLNLESSLINKDLTLKVGTKEKFKCRMGLMGNKISVQITEKIGDIKGFDLLKELTEEVE; encoded by the coding sequence ATGGCAAACAATCCAGGAGCTTTATCTCAAGACGATATAGATAGCCTTTTAGAGTCTATCAACTCATCTGAAAGTTTATCGTTAGACGAATCCCTTTCTAATGTTATATCTAGTCCTACAGGCAAAAAGCAAAAAGTTAAGGTATATGACTTTAAAAGACCAGATAAATTTTCAAAAGAACAGGTTAGAACAGTTTCAAGTTTTCATGAGGCATTTGCTAGGTATACTACAACCTCACTTTCTGCTCTTTTAAGGAAAATGGTTCATGTTCATGTGGCTTCAGTTGACCAATTAACTTATGAAGAGTTTATTAGGTCAATACCTAACCCCACAACTTTAGCAATAATAAACATGGATCCACTTAAAGGATCTGCTATTTTTGAAGTTGATCCAACCATAGCATTTGCTATAGTAGATAGGCTTTTTGGGGGAGATGGAGATACGATTAAAGATAAAAGTAGAGATTTAACAGAAATTGAGCAGTCTGTCATGGAAAGTGTTATTATTCGTATACTTGCTAATATGAGAGAGGCTTGGTCTCAAGTAGTTGATCTAAGGCCAAGATTTGGGCATATTGAGGTCAATCCACAGTTTGCTCAAATAGTTCCCCCTACAGAAATGATTATTTTAGTAACTCTTGAGGTTAAAATAGGAAAGGTGGAAGGGCTTATGAATTTTTGTTTGCCTTATATTACTATAGAACCTATTGTTTCAAAATTATCAACAAGATATTGGCATTCTTTGATTGGGGTTGGAACCACTAGTGAAAATCTTGATGCTTTGCGTGAAAAGTTAGAAAATACGGCGATGCCTTTGGTAGCAGAAATAGGGGAAGTTAAACTGAAGGTAAGAGAAATTTTATCGCTTGACAAAGGTGATGTTTTAAATCTTGAATCTTCTCTAATAAATAAAGATTTAACTTTAAAAGTTGGTACTAAAGAAAAGTTTAAATGTAGAATGGGTTTAATGGGCAATAAAATTTCAGTACAAATTACAGAAAAAATTGGAGATATAAAAGGTTTTGATTTATTAAAAGAGCTTACAGAAGAGGTTGAGTGA
- the fliN gene encoding flagellar motor switch protein FliN, whose translation MSVDEKSDNVEKPEIKGVKLPDLIDTLPEGVDPSNFGLLMDVSMQLTVELGRTERKIKDILGMSEGTIITLDKLAGEPVDILVNGKIVARGEVVVIDENFGVRITEIIKTKNE comes from the coding sequence ATGAGTGTAGATGAAAAAAGTGATAATGTAGAAAAGCCGGAAATAAAGGGGGTTAAGCTTCCCGATTTAATTGATACTTTACCAGAAGGAGTTGATCCTAGTAATTTTGGGCTTTTAATGGATGTTTCTATGCAGCTTACTGTAGAACTTGGAAGAACAGAGCGCAAAATAAAGGATATACTTGGAATGTCTGAAGGCACGATTATTACTCTTGATAAACTTGCCGGTGAGCCTGTAGATATTTTAGTAAACGGTAAAATAGTTGCCAGGGGAGAAGTAGTTGTAATTGACGAAAATTTTGGAGTTAGAATTACTGAGATAATTAAAACTAAAAATGAATAA
- a CDS encoding flagellar FlbD family protein, whose product MIFVTKLNGFGYYLNPCHIESIEANPDTTILLMNGKKLIVKEKVEEVINRIKLYRKEVASFEKIVREGNGGVEL is encoded by the coding sequence ATGATTTTTGTAACTAAGCTTAATGGTTTTGGATATTATTTAAATCCTTGTCATATTGAAAGTATTGAAGCTAATCCTGATACTACAATTCTTCTTATGAACGGTAAGAAGTTGATTGTAAAAGAAAAAGTTGAAGAGGTGATCAATAGGATTAAGTTGTATAGGAAAGAAGTTGCTTCTTTTGAAAAAATTGTAAGAGAAGGAAATGGGGGCGTTGAATTATGA
- the motB gene encoding flagellar motor protein MotB: MALRIKKPLKCDEGSPDYMVTYGDMVTLLLVFFVTMFSLNDIIFQENVIRIMSASFTGAGFFKGGKTLDFNKLSYLSNSFMSLPSTVRNKQASQTAKNKSMIEFIEKIQSKNIIVRQEERGIVISLAADAFFDSASADVKLEDNRDSIQKIASFIGVLSSRGYNFKIEGHTDNIDTDVNGPWKNNWELSTARSVNMLEHILNYLDQSNVKSIENKFEVAGFGGSRPIATDDTPEGRAYNRRIDILITTDASLSFPKEITQ, encoded by the coding sequence ATGGCTTTGCGAATTAAAAAGCCTTTAAAATGTGATGAAGGATCTCCAGATTATATGGTGACTTATGGGGACATGGTTACTTTGCTGCTTGTATTTTTTGTTACAATGTTTTCATTAAATGATATTATTTTTCAAGAAAATGTGATAAGGATAATGTCTGCTTCTTTCACGGGTGCAGGATTTTTTAAAGGTGGTAAAACTTTAGATTTTAATAAATTATCTTATTTGAGTAATAGTTTTATGTCTTTACCTTCTACTGTGCGCAATAAACAAGCATCCCAGACTGCTAAAAATAAATCTATGATTGAATTTATTGAGAAAATCCAGTCTAAAAATATTATAGTTAGACAGGAAGAGCGGGGTATTGTGATATCTCTTGCAGCAGATGCATTCTTTGATTCTGCTAGTGCAGATGTTAAGCTTGAAGACAATAGAGATTCTATTCAAAAAATAGCATCTTTTATTGGGGTTTTAAGTTCTAGAGGCTATAATTTTAAAATAGAAGGGCATACAGATAATATTGACACTGATGTAAATGGGCCTTGGAAAAACAATTGGGAGCTTTCTACTGCAAGATCTGTTAATATGCTAGAACATATTTTGAATTATTTAGATCAATCTAATGTTAAAAGCATTGAAAATAAGTTTGAAGTAGCTGGTTTTGGCGGAAGTAGACCTATTGCAACAGACGATACTCCTGAGGGCAGAGCTTATAATAGAAGAATTGATATATTAATTACTACGGATGCATCTTTAAGTTTTCCTAAAGAAATTACGCAGTAA
- the flgE gene encoding flagellar hook protein FlgE: MMRSLYSGVSGLQNHQTRMDVVGNNIANVNTIGFKKGRVNFQDMISQSISGASRPTDTRGGTNPKQVGLGMNVAAIDTIHTQGAFQSTQKASDLGVSGNGFFILKEGKNLFYTRAGAFDVDSDRHLVNPANGMRIQGWMARDLEGEKVINTASDVEDLIIPIGDKEGARSTKNVTFACNLDKRLPVIQEGASSADIARGTWVVNKSLYDSFGNVSVLELRVVKDLNTPNLWNATVLINGEQNSNFTLGFDNEGALATLNGQPSQKGDILQIPITFNVSGANVGEVGEQQTVNLKLGTVGSYTDSITQFADSSSTKAIIQDGYGMGYMENYEIDQNGVIVGIYSNGIRRDLGKIALASFMNPGGLAKSGDTNFVETSNSGQARIGETGLAGLGDIRSGVLEMANVDLAEQFTDMIVTQRGFQANAKTITTSDQLLQELVRLKN, encoded by the coding sequence ATGATGAGGTCTTTATATTCTGGTGTTTCTGGACTTCAGAATCATCAAACAAGAATGGATGTTGTTGGTAATAACATTGCTAATGTAAATACAATTGGTTTTAAAAAGGGAAGAGTAAATTTTCAGGATATGATATCGCAGTCTATTTCTGGAGCTTCTCGCCCTACTGATACTCGTGGGGGGACTAATCCTAAGCAAGTTGGGTTAGGCATGAATGTTGCCGCAATTGACACTATTCACACCCAAGGGGCTTTTCAAAGTACTCAAAAAGCATCTGATCTTGGGGTTAGTGGTAATGGATTTTTCATTTTAAAAGAAGGTAAAAATTTGTTTTATACAAGAGCTGGTGCTTTTGATGTGGACTCTGATCGACATCTTGTAAATCCTGCAAATGGAATGCGAATTCAAGGTTGGATGGCAAGAGATTTAGAAGGTGAAAAGGTTATCAATACAGCTTCTGATGTTGAAGATCTAATTATTCCAATTGGAGATAAAGAGGGAGCAAGATCTACCAAAAATGTTACTTTTGCTTGTAACCTTGATAAGAGATTGCCTGTAATTCAAGAAGGTGCAAGTTCGGCAGATATTGCACGTGGAACTTGGGTTGTTAATAAGTCATTGTATGACAGTTTTGGAAATGTTAGTGTTCTTGAACTTAGGGTTGTAAAAGATTTAAATACTCCTAATTTATGGAATGCAACAGTGTTAATAAATGGTGAGCAAAATTCAAATTTTACACTTGGGTTTGACAATGAAGGAGCATTGGCAACTTTAAATGGGCAACCAAGCCAAAAAGGAGATATTCTCCAAATTCCTATAACATTTAATGTTTCAGGAGCAAATGTAGGTGAAGTTGGTGAGCAGCAAACTGTAAATTTGAAATTAGGAACAGTTGGGAGCTACACCGATTCAATCACTCAATTTGCTGATTCTAGTAGCACAAAGGCTATTATTCAAGATGGATATGGCATGGGATATATGGAAAATTATGAAATTGATCAAAATGGTGTCATAGTTGGTATTTATTCAAATGGAATAAGGCGAGATCTTGGCAAGATTGCTCTTGCTTCTTTTATGAATCCCGGAGGACTTGCAAAATCAGGCGATACTAATTTTGTAGAAACAAGCAATTCAGGTCAAGCTAGAATAGGCGAAACTGGGCTTGCTGGACTTGGTGATATTAGATCTGGTGTTTTAGAAATGGCTAATGTTGATCTTGCAGAGCAGTTTACAGATATGATAGTTACTCAAAGAGGATTTCAGGCAAATGCTAAAACTATTACTACTTCTGATCAATTATTGCAAGAACTTGTAAGATTGAAAAATTAA
- the fliL gene encoding flagellar basal body-associated protein FliL: MPNNDDENLDVGDSNVGRKGGLLPDIIIKILQILAIGIFTVAIMIIVSYFVSKMVVSQSGAPSDFPVFSNEYLGKPPMLIWYESIDEIRGNTLDVPPKTFVVKLALGYAENNVNILNELGRQKVRLKDIIREYFSQRTGQEIKNESQIKAEIKARINSILRNGEIKEIALTQIDIFDM; encoded by the coding sequence ATGCCAAATAATGACGATGAAAATTTAGATGTGGGAGATTCTAATGTTGGTAGAAAAGGTGGTTTGTTACCTGATATTATAATAAAAATTTTGCAGATACTTGCAATAGGAATATTTACTGTTGCAATAATGATAATTGTTTCTTATTTTGTATCTAAAATGGTAGTAAGCCAAAGTGGAGCTCCTAGCGATTTCCCAGTTTTTTCTAATGAATACTTAGGAAAGCCGCCTATGCTTATATGGTATGAAAGTATAGATGAGATTAGGGGTAATACTTTAGATGTTCCTCCAAAAACTTTTGTTGTAAAGCTTGCTTTAGGGTATGCAGAGAATAATGTTAATATTCTTAATGAACTTGGAAGACAAAAAGTGCGCTTAAAAGATATTATTAGAGAATATTTTAGTCAAAGAACTGGTCAAGAAATAAAGAACGAAAGTCAAATAAAAGCAGAAATTAAGGCAAGAATTAATAGTATTCTTAGAAATGGAGAAATAAAAGAAATAGCATTAACCCAAATTGATATTTTTGATATGTAA
- the flgD gene encoding flagellar hook assembly protein FlgD, with amino-acid sequence MSKMNGIESVSNLTISNKIKKGSDFKVDNVANKVNLGKDDFLKLLITQLRYQDPTNPMKDKEFIAQMAQFSSLEQMANMSKSFEKLSSSLEIRKDLDLLGKVIKFQHGDGEIVKGRVTNIKTGAIPQIMVNGNYYVYKNILSVGLEE; translated from the coding sequence ATGAGTAAAATGAATGGTATTGAAAGTGTTTCTAATTTGACTATTAGTAATAAAATTAAAAAAGGATCAGATTTTAAGGTTGACAATGTAGCTAATAAGGTTAACCTTGGTAAGGACGATTTTTTAAAGTTGCTCATTACTCAGCTTAGGTATCAAGATCCTACAAATCCAATGAAGGATAAAGAATTTATTGCTCAAATGGCGCAATTTTCGTCTCTTGAGCAAATGGCCAATATGAGCAAGTCATTTGAAAAACTTTCATCTTCTTTAGAAATAAGAAAAGATTTGGATTTGTTAGGCAAAGTGATTAAATTTCAGCATGGTGATGGGGAGATTGTTAAAGGTCGTGTCACAAACATTAAGACAGGCGCAATACCCCAAATTATGGTTAATGGTAATTATTATGTATATAAAAACATATTATCGGTAGGTTTGGAGGAGTAA
- a CDS encoding motility protein A: MNLASIIGWGVGFGAILISMAFTPTGLGVFWDLSSVFITVVGSFSALMASSEVIAVKKIPTYLGFFFRRNSYAKISIIKILVELSEKARKEGLLSLDDELEQINDPFFKSGMRLVVDGADPEVIRTMLYLELDQMQERHKVGSDLFKTWAKLAPAFGMTGTLIGLVALLGNLEDKSALGSSMAVALITTLYGTIMANLMFIPVQLKLEKIDSEEAAVKTMIIEGVLSIQSGDNPRILEQKLMTFLTPKDRSHLGNSIGGE, encoded by the coding sequence ATGAATTTAGCTAGTATAATTGGGTGGGGAGTTGGATTTGGGGCTATTTTAATTTCCATGGCATTTACTCCCACAGGACTTGGTGTTTTTTGGGATTTAAGTTCTGTTTTTATTACCGTTGTTGGATCTTTTTCTGCTCTTATGGCTTCTTCAGAAGTTATTGCTGTAAAAAAAATTCCAACGTATTTAGGTTTTTTCTTTAGAAGAAATTCTTATGCCAAAATTTCTATTATAAAAATATTAGTAGAGCTTTCAGAAAAGGCTAGAAAAGAAGGTCTTTTGTCTCTTGATGACGAGCTTGAACAAATTAATGATCCATTTTTTAAGTCAGGAATGAGACTCGTTGTTGATGGTGCAGATCCCGAAGTAATTAGAACTATGCTTTATTTAGAGCTTGATCAAATGCAAGAAAGACATAAAGTCGGTTCAGATCTTTTTAAGACTTGGGCAAAGCTTGCCCCTGCTTTTGGTATGACGGGTACTCTTATTGGACTTGTAGCTCTTCTTGGTAATCTAGAGGACAAGTCTGCGCTTGGCTCTTCTATGGCTGTTGCTCTTATTACAACTCTTTATGGAACCATAATGGCAAATTTAATGTTTATTCCTGTCCAACTTAAGTTGGAAAAGATTGATTCTGAGGAAGCTGCAGTAAAGACAATGATAATTGAGGGTGTTTTATCAATCCAGTCCGGAGACAATCCTAGAATTTTAGAGCAAAAATTGATGACTTTTTTAACTCCCAAAGATCGAAGTCATCTTGGTAATAGTATTGGAGGTGAATAA